The following nucleotide sequence is from Penicillium digitatum chromosome 5, complete sequence.
AAGGTGCAGCGtgtcggaaggaaagattttttttttagggggaatagtccttATCATCATGTGTTGGaatagcaattaggacggagttaaatgaccgcctcccggaggcggtcagtattgccgtcgggccaggactaCAGTGACTGTTCATAAGTTTTAACACCCCGGCCCCACACCATCTTGATTATATAATAAATACTGCCGGTCAAAATATTTCCTGCAATATCGTTGTACATTAATATCTCTGGCTTTTAATGATTGTCTACACAAAGCTAGGCATCATACTGGGGAAATGTATCAAAATATCAAGGAGTGTGACTTGAACTCGAGAGATATGAGGTCTACCAGTTCATCTTATATAGGCGGTATAGGCGATAAAGGCAGGCGGTATATGGGTGGGGCCAAAGGGGCGTTGAAACTTTTGCGTAGTGACTGTATGAATAGTCACTGTATATGTTCCTACCCTTCTTGTTTTATTAGTTTCCCAAGAgaagaatccatcctaggagttcagtttatctctttcacccatcagtttgctttaagtcctttggattttcccttctgtcggaaatcagtaaagtggtccatctggaaggcatcaggcaaggatctctggaggggaagctgactcgctgagggtgggtcaggtATCGGCCTGACACAGCGCTTCTTGGCGCAGGGATAGGAGCTACGACCGGGAGCGGCGATCCGGGAAAATCGATAATCCGCCTCGCCGCAGCAGCCAAGAGAGCAGTACGCCAACGAGTTAGAGAGCGGTGGGAGCGGCAGTGGGAGCGGGAAACGACTTCCGCGCCGAACAAGAAGACGCTTCGACTATACGAAGGGCTGTCGAAGCCGCAATGCGCTATTCTGATTCAGATACGCACAATGCGGATCGGGCAGCGACATTTCGTGTTCAAAAGTAAGGCCGCTAAGACAGACCGGTGTCTATGCGACGAGGGCTCGCAGACGCCAAAATATATCCTGATGCAGTGTCCCCGGTATACCATTCCGCGTATAAAGCTTTAGAAGCAATTATGGGATATTGGGATCAACGATATGGATTACGATAAGATCGTTTCGAACCCGCAGGCCACCCGCTACGTGGTCAACTTTATGCACCAAACAGGTCTTCTCCAGCAATTCCGACACGTTAGAATCGACACGTTAGAATCGAAGACGATGGGTATTAGCCAAAGACGAAAATGAAGCTGTGACGCGAGAAACTCAGCTTAAAACAACTCCGAATCCGATCATGCGACCCTCAAGGTCAAACAGGATGATAGAGACAGATCGTGCTACCCTCAAGTGGAAATGACCCTAGTGTCGAACGTGTGCTCAGCCTTTGTGACCAGTCTCGCTCAGAGGCAACTTTGCCATTTTGCCATTTTGTGATGGAATTTagcaaaagagaaaaacaaaagatcgAGTGGAAATCAAAAAGGTGTCATCGACCTGGAAGGCCACGTCGGGGGTGTCTTAACAGTCAACAGGTTATAGAGATATGGGATGGCTCTCTATGTTGGATGTCAACTGACCTCTCTCTGTGAAAAGTACCCAAGATGGTCTATTTCTCATAATCGTCAATTGGCCTCATTTGATCTCGAGCCTTGTAAATGCATCCCCAGTGGTCAAAGAAGTGTCCGTCCAAGGCCCCCGAATTTCCCCGAAATGAACTctcccccctttttttttcacccAACAACCCTTTTCCTGACTTCCAGGTCGTGAAACCAGTTTCAccatttgattttgattgatCAAAATGCCCTTCGTGGGATCGGCAGTTCTGTCATCATATCAAGGGCACTGACGCCCCTTCGGTGGACACACCGGTGGGTCCCACCAATCATCTAGAGTCCATAGACGAAAATGCCGAAACTGAGATGCAGCCACATTTTAATTAGCCCAGAAGCTTGATGTGAAACTTGCGTGGCAAAAAGTGGTAGACCCAACTGTGCGCCATAGTTCGAGATTTGAATCCAGGTGGAGTTCCCTACATTGGCTCATCTGTGGCGGATTGATGAGTTTTCCATCGACATCGGGGGAATACCGAGAAACTAGTTCTGGATGTAGCAATTCGTTCATTGGGCGAATGCCGGTCATACAACACACAGGAACCCCGTGGATGGTTGTGTGAGAATACTGCAACCGGGGAACATCGCCCACGGATCTGGCTCAAGGGCTTTCGCAATGAAGCTATATCGTAGACGTTCAGCCCGGTCTGTCACTACACGGGCAGACCTTCTTCATTCGGCGCATGGAGACGGAGTGACCCCGAATTGGACGGGTCTCTCACAGAGTGCGACCGTTTTGACCTGACGTGCCCTTCTCCGCTGACAGATCAGATTGCACACCGCACGATTTGCCCACGGACAGGTCCACCTGGTGCACCAAGAAATGCTAGGCAAGGAAAGCGGTTATGACGGCACAGATGCTCGAGAGCGTCGAAAACACTTCAAGGAAACAGAAGCTTTTGTGGAGCCCACTCGGTGGACCAGGACAGGAACCACCAAGTGCCGTCGCCCAGTTACCTCCTCCACCGGCCACCATCGTGCACGCTGAGTGAGGAGTTCACCGGGGGCGGTTCCACTTGAGAAGGAGTTTTTTCTCTCTCGTGTGGGTGTGGGTAGTGAATGGGTCCACAGTCCTCCCCTGGTGAAACGCTTTCCTGTTGGTCCTTCCCtgtctctgtttcttttcatttcGCTGCCCGTCTCTTTGCCGGAATCCCTACAACTTGGCCAATCATCCCGGTAGATTCGGTCAAAGAAGAGTAATTCAAGATGGATGGGGAGAGTGGTCGTGCAAGGACGACAGTGAGTTGAAGCCTGCTCACGGAAAGAAGTGAAGATCTAACCGTCTCTTGGAGTGTAGTCTGATGCGCAGCCCCCACAGTCACCGGGCCAGAACCGAGATGCCAGTGACACGGACTACATCTCACCCACGAGAACCAACGGTGCTGTTGAGGACAGTGGTGCCCGGCGACGAGGCTCGTTTGCCTCAAGACGCAGTAGTGAGAGCAGAGTGCCCAGCTTGGCTCCGCTCACCACTCTCGCGCAGCGCACGCAGGGCAGGTTCACCCTAGCGGGACCGGAGGAAACGCTCCAGCTGCGCTCGGCTCAGGAGCCCTTTGTCCAACCGGGCTATGCGGATTTGAATCCCTCTTATGAACAGCCATCCAATGCCAGACCGGTCTGGTCACTGGCCAAGCCGCTGCCCCGTGTGGTGCGGCCGGGAATGGTGCCGACCAAGCAAGAGCTCTTGCAGAACCTAGCAAACGCCCAGCGTCCCACGGAGAACTCGGACAGACTCAATCTCGACGTCGACGCAAATGACGTCGAGCAGGGGCGCATTGATAAGACTGCCGACCCGCGGAAGATGAATGCACAGGTCGACGATGCTCGTTTGCAGCGAGAGACCAATTTTATGAACAAGATACTCGCCGGGGATGGGACCTCTGTCAGACAGCCCTCGCGCATGTCGCGTAGCTCGTCGGTGCGGCGAAGACGCCCTACGGTGGGGGAAATGCCTCTAGATCAACTGTCGACTGTCCCGGAAGGAGATTCCCAACTCGATGACGAACCAGGGGAGCGGTCGGGGGTCGGTGACGAACTAGGAGATCAAGACCTAGGTGCGAAGCTGGATCAACTCTTGAGTGCCCAGGAACTAGAAAAGTCCGGTTACCCGGACGATATGCACCCGCTCGTGCAGGATTTGATCGAGGATGAAGTACACAACAACCACACCGTCTGGTCTGTGATCCGTACCCACCACCGGGAGGCTTTCGCCGAGGCGCTTGGTGTATTTGTTCAGCTCACCTTGGGCTTCTGTGTCGACTTGTCGGTCACTGTCGCCAATCAGGGAAACCCTAATACCACCTCCTGGGGCTGGGGCTTGGCGACCATGATGGGCATCTACATTTGTGGTGGTGTTTCCGGTGCCCACCTGAATCCAATTGTGACGATGGTACTGTGGTTCTTCCGTGGTTTCCCTAAACGCAAGATGCCCGAGTACTTCGCTGCTCAGTTCTTAGGTGCCTTCTTCGCTGGTCTGGCTGCGTATGGTATCTACTACCAATCCATTCAGAACTACCTCCACCTCAACCCCGACACCGGTATCATCAATAGCTTCGTGACCAATTCACGTGAAGTATGGATTGGTCCTGCGACGGCGTTCTTCAACGAGTTTCTCGGTGCCGCCTTTTTGATCGTGACAGTCCTGGCTCTTGGTGACGACCAGAACGCCCCACCCGGCGCTGGAATGAACTCGCTCATCATTGGGTTGGTCATTTCTTGTCTGTGTATGTGCTTTGGCTACCAAACTGGAGCGGCATTTAACCCGAGTCGCGACTTTGGTCCTCGGCTTGCACTGCTGGCGGTGGGGTTTCCCAACACCCTGTTCACCAACCCATACTGGTTCTATGGACCTTGGGCTGGGGCTCTCAGTGGTGGGTTCATTGGCGCTTTCCTGTATGACTTCTTCATCTTTACTGGTGGTGAGTCCCCTATCAACTACCCGCTCGAGCGCACCCAGCGCGCCATGACCAAGAGTAAAACCAAGTGGAAGCGTCGACTGCATCTGAAGTAAATAAGTCTGTGGCTTCAAGCCTAAGCGTTGAATCTTGATTTTTTGTCCTCTGATGTTTGCGCGCTCTTGGATATTCTTGGTTATTGCCTTTTGTACAAAATGCATATCTGCATTGAGGGTTTGCCTGCTCGCATTCGGGTTGACAGGCCTCTCTTTGCCACATTGTGGCCTTTATGCCGTTGTTGCTTTGTCCCTTCTGCCGCTATGAATCTATTACGAGATTTTCATAGCAGTCGTTGCCATAAACTCAGTTACCATTACTTCTAATCACCTCTCGTTTCTTAAACTCATAGGACACTTGCGTACCTACGTCCATCTTCAGTACGTTCGTGCCTTGAGTCATCCAGGTAGTTCAAATCCCACAGCGACCGTCTGGTCATACGAAAGACGAATGAAGCCACTATAGATAATCATAATCTAGATATACTTATCAAGGATTGGGCTTCGATATTTCTTGTTTAAGATTAAAGTAGTGAGATCCGCCTGCCACTACTCCAAGCAGTTACCCATCAGTCATGGAATTGACTTGGTTGCAGTGGTACATGTATTATGGTCCTCTACACTTTGGAATTATACTAGTCTCCATGATTAATAGCCTATACATAAAGCCCTTTGATAGGTAGAAGTCCCGAGAAACCGAGATAAATTATTTGTTAGCAATTTCGCAGATTATGTATGATAGCCTGATAGTAGGTTAGTTATAATATTGTGTAGGGAAGTTATATTAGATCAGCCTTACATCTTCTGTGAGAGGAGTATATAAGGCATTAGAGAGGTTATATTTGGCTAAAGAGGCAATTGCAGTAGGTAGAGATAGGTTTATTGTTCTTATTACATGCTAGCTATTTGAAGGCAATTATAAGATGACATATTGCCTCCTCATAGCATGCGCAACTATTTAGAGTGCAGCAAGTAAATTGAGCTTTCATTGATTGCTTGATAATATCAAAGAATGTAAATTGAAGGTGGCATCGTTGTGTTTAATCTCTTTTCCTCATGTTTGAAAGCGTTACAAATAGTATTGACGAGGATTTTCAACCGAAATACCCAGCCTCTCCCACATTGCTTCCACATTCATATCCTCCCGGCCACTGGTGAAGATGTTAGCGTCTCCCGGGGTGATGCAAGAAAGCAACGAACTGACTCATCCTTTGAGTTGATCCAAGGTTCTGTCTGACCTTCTGCAGAATTGGGATTGCGGAATATCATGTTGTGTTTCTGGGAGACATTTAGCCCGGTCAAATCTCGTCAAGGCCCAACGGCCTGGTTGACCTACCATGCCGAGTGTCAAGTGAATGGCCGCAGATCCCTTCACATATGTATCCCCAGCAGCGCGGCCTTCAATTAAAGCCTGGATGTTTCTCGCAACAACTGCTGCCTGTACCGAGCCTGGACGAGCggccttttgggcccctgTATCTGCAATATCACCTACGGCAAAGAGGTTCGAATATTTCTCATCCAAGAACTGCATCGTGGGTCTAACGCGAATAAATCCATTTTCCGGATTGAGGACCGACCCGCCGTCCGGGTCGGAAGACTCCAGGTCAGCCACTAGTTGGTTATTTGGGGTTTGTCCGGTAGCTAAGATGACGAATTGAGTAGACTCGGTGGTACCGTTTGTGAGCTGAATATCAAAGGTGCTGCCATCGTTGGGGAATCCACTCGGCGGAACAATGACTCGAGACCCAGTGATGAGACGGATTCCCAGCTCATCAAATCGCCTCGTAATAAGGTCATGGAGGGCTGAGTGGAAGCCCGGCATCACCTGCGGCCTCGATTGAACCAGGGTCACCTCTTTCTCTGGATAATACTCTTTCAGATCGGTCGCCATTTGAACACCAACAGCACCACCACCGACAATCAAGATCGACTGGGATGCCTCAACTCCAGCTTGATGCTTCTGCAGATACTCGATTGATGATGCCTTGTCATCCTCGTCCATGGCTGCAGGCTTGGAGAGACGCGTTCCAGTCGCAAGAACTACGTAATCGAATGAAATCTCTTTCAAGCCCTGCCATTCACGGTCCAACTCAATATGGGTGGGCTTGACCGACAAAACGCGAGCTTGGATCACGCCATGGGAGGAGGAGTTAGGCGACGCATTGAAGATCTCACTGTAAGGCACAAACGATTTGTGCTCATGTCCGGGAACAATTGCAAACCGAGGCTTTAGGCCAAATTAGCTCCGGAGATTTGTTGGAATGAACGTGCACTGGGTTTGAAATCAACTTACAAAGGTGAAAAGATGGTGGAAGTGGCTATGAGGCTCAGTTAAGAGGACCTACACAAGAAGATAAGCCGTTGTCTGAGGTAGTCCCTCGGTGTTAACTGACCCGATGTGTTGAAGGCACGATGCGTGCGAGCTCCTGAGCTGTGGTCTGTATGGACATTAGCAGTAACACTCTCTTGGGCAGCAGAATGAACTCACACGTCCGACGAACGAGCCACCAATCACAACAATATTCCGTAGTGAGGTTGACATTTGAAAAGATGAAGTCTTTCAAGGAAGTTCCAACGTTACCCCGAAGAACCTTTATAAATGGTCCTGGCCCTTATTTAATCTGATCAGATTATCAGATTAACTCCGAGGTCATTTCCCCATTCGGCTAATTCCGAGCCGCCGGAGTAGTTTATTTCCGCCGAAACCCGAAAGCCACCTCCAAGTCTCGGCATCCGATCTGAAGCACGTCAATTATGTGGGACTACTGAGGATGAGGCACAAGTTGAAGGCGATCTCGGATGACTGCCGGGTTCCTGAAGTAGATTTGACCAAAAAGAGAGAATACAGTTAAGCAAGAGTATGTAGCTGTGGAATGGACGATGAGCCCTATAATTCTGACCAAGAAAGGGCATAATTGGCATGTTGTGCATTCAATTATTCACATCCCGAAACGTTGCCTCGAAAAAATGTTTACAAAGAAGACGAAAGTCGCCTAGCGAAGCATCGTGTGAAGAAAAATCTACCCACTTGAGCAACAGACAATGTGGCGGACGGACTTCCTGAAACCAATCTCAGACTCTCGCAGGATTGAAAGTTCTCCGAGATCAGATGTTTACGCGGGGTGCCAGGTGATGGTCTTCGCAAGGGGTCCACCACGATCATAAGTGGCCAGCACGTTGTGGTGATCCAAAGCCATGATTCCAGGCCAGAAGCTGGAGGCCGGGGAGACAAGGGTTGGCGCGCTCCATTGAACACGGCCTTCAACTGGCTGGCTAGCAAATACGACCTTGATAGAGGCATTCTTTACCCATTCCACGTGATGAGAGTCTTCGTCTGTCATGAATATCGTAGCCATCGACCCATCCGCAAAAGAGGCAATTTGAGGAGAGCCTGCATTATGACCTTGCCGTGGGCGGAAAACTTCATGGCGCCAACCCCATGTGGCCCCGTCATCATAAGAGAGAAGCGCTTCAACACTAAACGGTCCATACCTGGTGGTCTCAAATACCATGAGAAGAGCCTCACGACCGTTATCAAAAGTTCGTGCAATGCCACACATTCCATCGCGTAGCGGATCCTGGTCACCATGCAGACAGATCGGTTGAGTCCAGGTACTTCCTTGATCCCGCGAGACGACCAGCATGGTGCATTGGTTATCGTGTGCGAATTCCTGCGAGAAATAAAGTTGCACTTCACCCTGGCGCCCTACGCGCATGAACGGTTCCCAGATCCCCAAAGGAGGGCGCTTTTCAGTGGCCTGTGAAGCGAACTGCCATGTCCTACCTCCATCCGTAGATCGGCAGACAGTGATGCGGAAGTGCGTGGGGCCATTTGTACCATTGTCATGATTGCGGAAAGCCGCCAGTATCGTTCCCGGAGCCACTTCACACAAAAACATGTTATCCACGTCACCGGCAGCGCGAGTTACCTCGGAGAAGTCCTCAAACGTGAGGCCATTGTCGGTACTTCTTGCGACACGAAGTGAGCGTTGTCCATCGGGGAATCGGGTAAAGGACGAGAGAATGGTGCCATCTGAGAGCCTGCAGAGACGAGGGTATGTGCCATTGTTGGGAGGTGAAGACAATCCGCGTTCATCGTTGTTCACGGCTAGTCTGCCTGGGAGCCAAACGGCCGAAGAGTTCTGTTGATGAACGTGATCGTTCAGACCCAAGGTCTTGAGTACCTTTTGGCCAAAGTATCCAGGCATTTTGATGTTGAAAATTTGAGAGTGTGACCGACACTTGTCCCGCAATGCATCATTCCACTGCTAAGTGCGCGGGAGGGACATCAGCTCTGTGACGTCAATGACCAATCTGCTTACCTAATTGTTGTTCTTCTCCATGGCTGCCTCAGGTGTCAAGGGGCACTGATTGGGGTGAGAGAGCTTGGTGAGGTTTCAACCGGGTGAGGTACAAAACGTGTTCCTGGAGTCAGACCCCAAGATGGCAAATTCTAGTTTTCTGAACTCCATCGTCGCCTGCTATATTTCATCTCCCACGACATACCCCTATTTGGTGCAGTTTGCCAATCCGCCAAGTTTCACCAACCTTCAAGTTGACCCTGAGGCATGAATTATAGCGACTGAAATGTTCAGTCATCATGGAGAGAAGTATTTACGTTCAGCATCAAAGTGCTTTATAGGTCAAATTGTCTGATGGGCTATCCAAAAACATACAAGTATTCCAAGGTTCCCATAAACTCTTGTGCCTCGTCGTCTTCGAATGTTCACAGTGATTCTATCAACACGTTCTCAAACCTGTCATCTTATTCCTCGAGTACAATTTTGACGATCTTGGCAGGCTCGATGAATGTGCCAAAAACGGGCGCAATTTGACCACCGTTGGTGCCAACGTAGAGTATCTGTCGGTCATTGCTCATTCGAACTGAGCTTGCACCTGCCAGTCCTGTAGATACTTGGCCACCTGCAACGAGGGAGATCTGCCCAGAAGGTGTGAGGCGCACAAGTGAATTCTGGGGAGCTGTCGGAAAATACGCAGTGCCGTCGTCGGCCATCTCGATATTATCCGGCAGGAATCCACTGGCAATAATCTCGAAATCTCCGATTGGATTCGCGTCCTTGTCCACCTTAACCCTGCAATAAACCATTCGGGTCGTGCCGGTATAGTACACATAGTCACCAAAAACTGTCAATGCATTGACACCCAGGGGAAGAGCCTGGCCCTCTGCCGGTGCCATTGTCGTGTCATTCAGGGCAACAGAATAATTTCCTATTTTGGTATCCACTTTCCATATTATTCCCTTGGGGCTATCGGCGATGAGAACCAAATTTGAACCACGCGAGAATGTAGTCATTCCATTCAAAGCCTCAGCATCTGGCATGGTGACGATCTCCGAGGCCTTTGGCGATTCCAGCGCGCGCTCGTTCTCCTCAGCATCGATCTTGGTGAAGTCCAACTTATGGACCGAGAACGAGCCTGCACCTGGCTGGAAGGTTTTGGGAGAAAAATTACCCACAACAACTGCGAAGATATCGTTGTCGATTTCACTGATTCCGAAGCAGCTCGTGACGTTGGGAAACGAGTAGGCCAGGGTCGCGTTTCCGCTTGTAATATTGAAAAGCCAAACTTCAGGAGTGTCCAGACGCGTGAGAAGAAGGTTGCCGTCCGAACGAACAGCCATATTGTCGATCCATGAGCCAATGGTGGGAAATTGAAAGAGAGTCTCGACTATCACTTTCGGTTGCTCATTGCGGTAGGCGGTTGCCGATATCTCTGGTGTGGCATCGAAGAAATGCCGGGAAGCCATAGCCACTGGAAGAATAGCTAGACTACCGAGCATTGTGGTCCGGAAGTGCATGTTGTCGATAATGATCGGGTGTTGAGAAGAACAACCGTGAGGGATATCCTGATTAATTATATGCTGCCACAACATCAGCGCCAGTAGGCCAAGATTTTTCAAATGCTCGGAAAGATTCACCTGTTAATTAATTTCCCCAACAATGTGGGAACACATCAGCATTTCTCGGCACAGTTGTGTGGATGTTGCCGGAGCTTACCCCTACATTCCCTAATAGCCACGCATTGCTCGGATGTATCGATCAACAACGAGAATCAGGTGTAGATAGACAAGGACATTCTTCATGTTCTTGCCCAGTGGAGATTGGATTAAAATCTGATATACCCTATGGTGGCAAAAGTACGTAGATAACCAAACGTCAAATGCAAGAGAACAATTGCTGTATATTCGTGACTCTCCAGATGATTTACTTCACTTGACATCGTTTTCACAATTGACTTTGGAATGGCTTACCCTTGGGAAGCTGGGCATAACCGTACATGTTCATTGCAGCCCCGTCTTTCTGCATTTGCTCAGCCCATTCCCCAAGGCCATTCATGAAAACTTCTAGGTTGGCATCGTTGCTCAGGTCAATTGGTTGTTCATCTTGACCGATCTGCAGCATTTGTGCGCCAGCGGCACGGCTTGTCTTGAAAAAGTCCTGGAGATCAATCTTCTGCTGGATTGCACCCTGAACAGTGCCAGCGAGCAGCTCCTTTGGCAAGAGAGGCTCCTGGGTAATGGAACGGCCCAGACCAACGCCATCAACTGTTTGCAGTGCCTGGACCATTCCAGACGCTGTACGAAATCCTCCGGTCACATAGCTGCGGGTGCGCTTGAGGGCAGGAGTGATGAGGTCTGCAAATTCCAAGAAAAAGGATTCTCGTTTCTGCGAAGACTCCCGTTTGTGCTGGAAGGCGCCAGCTTCATAAGTTCCACCAGACAATTCAACAAAGTCAAAGCTCGTGCGGTCGAGAATCTCACACAGTTCCTTTGACTCCTCGGGGGTAAATCCATGGGCTTGGAATTCCACCGAGTTAATCTTGATTCCAATGATGAAGTTGGGACCTGGGAGTGCTTGACGAATCGCCTGGGCGATTTCCACAATGATCCGTGCGCGATTGGCCAAGCTCCCACCGTATTTATCCGTTCTCTTGTTCGTTGTCTGAGACAAGAACTGCGCGAGGAGATAGCCATGGGCGGAGTGCAGCTGAATGCCATCGTACCCAGCCTTTTGCAGGTACACGGCTACATGGACAAAACGGCGGATAATATCCTGAATCTCCTCCTCGGTAGCTGCGTGGGGTTTTCCGAAGGTACCAAAATTCTCCATGACGAGCTGGATATCGCTAGCCGAAACTGGATTTGATTGCAGCCGCTCATATGTCTGACGACCAGGATGGCCGACCTGACCAACGATCAAACTTCCATGCTTCTTGGCAGCCGTGGCCAATTGCTTAAATGCTTCGAATCGTTGACCCGCGAATGGATTCTCAAGATCGATGATCATATTTCCCGGTGCCTCGAGTTGGTCGTACGCAATCATAATGTTACCGGTGAGGATCAGTCCATACTGACCTTCTCCCCACCGACGATAAAGATTGATGAGATTTGGGCTGGGAATTCCTCGAGCCGAAAGATCAGTCGGAGACCACGACGCCATTCGTTCCGACAGAGCAGCCTTCAGAAAGCGATTTGGAGCTTTGCGCTGACTGAATTCAAATTGCAAGGGTGCCCCAAGAGATGACACATCGACATTGTCGCTCGGAAACCTGGGAGACATGATGAAAGAAGGTCGTATGTCTGTAGTAGTGATATGTGCAATTTGGAAGATGAACTGTATCGAGTGGCTGCACTTGGCTGCTTTTATATTCGAAAGCTCCAACCGCCATTAATCCAGGCCCACCCAGTTCCACCGTAGATCAGTAGTCTTTTCGGCCTAAAGTCTGTCGAGGGAATGAAATCCGGTCTTGATCCACTTTATGAGATAATTGCAATCAATCATTTTGCCAACGGGAAAGTTGAAAGACGCTCGGATGCTTTCGAGATGTTTCGTTCCTAtgcatacggagtacggagtacgaagTACAGACTGGACATCAGTTTCTATACCCCTGGCCCCATGCCTCATTGATTATATAATATACTGCCGGTCAAAATCCCCTCTGAGTTCAAATTTAGCATGGCGCATGCGTTCCATTTTAGGCAGGCGGTCCATTTCTCAAAGTGGCGGTCAGTTCAGTGGGGGGTTAGGGGTTATGCATCATAGACTTATCTCCACTGACTGTGCGGAGTACTTCATCACTTGATTTGCAATATACATGAGTATCGGGGTGTTGATTGTCCCGATGCCCTTTTCGTCTGTCAATTCTTGCAAAAATAGCAA
It contains:
- a CDS encoding Aldolase-type TIM barrel — its product is MSPRFPSDNVDVSSLGAPLQFEFSQRKAPNRFLKAALSERMASWSPTDLSARGIPSPNLINLYRRWGEGQYGLILTGNIMIAYDQLEAPGNMIIDLENPFAGQRFEAFKQLATAAKKHGSLIVGQVGHPGRQTYERLQSNPVSASDIQLVMENFGTFGKPHAATEEEIQDIIRRFVHVAVYLQKAGYDGIQLHSAHGYLLAQFLSQTTNKRTDKYGGSLANRARIIVEIAQAIRQALPGPNFIIGIKINSVEFQAHGFTPEESKELCEILDRTSFDFVELSGGTYEAGAFQHKRESSQKRESFFLEFADLITPALKRTRSYVTGGFRTASGMVQALQTVDGVGLGRSITQEPLLPKELLAGTVQGAIQQKIDLQDFFKTSRAAGAQMLQIGQDEQPIDLSNDANLEVFMNGLGEWAEQMQKDGAAMNMYGYAQLPKGNVGVNLSEHLKNLGLLALMLWQHIINQDIPHGCSSQHPIIIDNMHFRTTMLGSLAILPVAMASRHFFDATPEISATAYRNEQPKVIVETLFQFPTIGSWIDNMAVRSDGNLLLTRLDTPEVWLFNITSGNATLAYSFPNVTSCFGISEIDNDIFAVVVGNFSPKTFQPGAGSFSVHKLDFTKIDAEENERALESPKASEIVTMPDAEALNGMTTFSRGSNLVLIADSPKGIIWKVDTKIGNYSVALNDTTMAPAEGQALPLGVNALTVFGDYVYYTGTTRMVYCRVKVDKDANPIGDFEIIASGFLPDNIEMADDGTAYFPTAPQNSLVRLTPSGQISLVAGGQVSTGLAGASSVRMSNDRQILYVGTNGGQIAPVFGTFIEPAKIVKIVLEE
- a CDS encoding Amid-like NADH oxidoreductase, putative produces the protein MSTSLRNIVVIGGSFVGRTTAQELARIVPSTHRVLLTEPHSHFHHLFTFPRFAIVPGHEHKSFVPYSEIFNASPNSSSHGVIQARVLSVKPTHIELDREWQGLKEISFDYVVLATGTRLSKPAAMDEDDKASSIEYLQKHQAGVEASQSILIVGGGAVGVQMATDLKEYYPEKEVTLVQSRPQVMPGFHSALHDLITRRFDELGIRLITGSRVIVPPSGFPNDGSTFDIQLTNGTTESTQFVILATGQTPNNQLVADLESSDPDGGSVLNPENGFIRVRPTMQFLDEKYSNLFAVGDIADTGAQKAARPGSVQAAVVARNIQALIEGRAAGDTYVKGSAAIHLTLGMKHNMIFRNPNSAEGQTEPWINSKDDGREDMNVEAMWERLGISVENPRQYYL
- a CDS encoding Major intrinsic protein, which gives rise to MDGESGRARTTSDAQPPQSPGQNRDASDTDYISPTRTNGAVEDSGARRRGSFASRRSSESRVPSLAPLTTLAQRTQGRFTLAGPEETLQLRSAQEPFVQPGYADLNPSYEQPSNARPVWSLAKPLPRVVRPGMVPTKQELLQNLANAQRPTENSDRLNLDVDANDVEQGRIDKTADPRKMNAQVDDARLQRETNFMNKILAGDGTSVRQPSRMSRSSSVRRRRPTVGEMPLDQLSTVPEGDSQLDDEPGERSGVGDELGDQDLGAKLDQLLSAQELEKSGYPDDMHPLVQDLIEDEVHNNHTVWSVIRTHHREAFAEALGVFVQLTLGFCVDLSVTVANQGNPNTTSWGWGLATMMGIYICGGVSGAHLNPIVTMVLWFFRGFPKRKMPEYFAAQFLGAFFAGLAAYGIYYQSIQNYLHLNPDTGIINSFVTNSREVWIGPATAFFNEFLGAAFLIVTVLALGDDQNAPPGAGMNSLIIGLVISCLCMCFGYQTGAAFNPSRDFGPRLALLAVGFPNTLFTNPYWFYGPWAGALSGGFIGAFLYDFFIFTGGESPINYPLERTQRAMTKSKTKWKRRLHLK
- a CDS encoding Neuraminidase: MPGYFGQKVLKTLGLNDHVHQQNSSAVWLPGRLAVNNDERGLSSPPNNGTYPRLCRLSDGTILSSFTRFPDGQRSLRVARSTDNGLTFEDFSEVTRAAGDVDNMFLCEVAPGTILAAFRNHDNGTNGPTHFRITVCRSTDGGRTWQFASQATEKRPPLGIWEPFMRVGRQGEVQLYFSQEFAHDNQCTMLVVSRDQGSTWTQPICLHGDQDPLRDGMCGIARTFDNGREALLMVFETTRYGPFSVEALLSYDDGATWGWRHEVFRPRQGHNAGSPQIASFADGSMATIFMTDEDSHHVEWVKNASIKVVFASQPVEGRVQWSAPTLVSPASSFWPGIMALDHHNVLATYDRGGPLAKTITWHPA